Proteins co-encoded in one Dyella japonica A8 genomic window:
- a CDS encoding TRZ/ATZ family hydrolase, producing MSQNAPQTIDLLIEARWIVPVEPHGIVLEHHAVAVDKGAIVALLPQADARAAYAPRERVALGEHVLIPGLVNTHTHNPMTLLRGLADDLPLMVWLQKHIWPVEGQVIGPEFVRDGVELAVAEMIRGGTTCANENYFFPDVIGATYRRMGFRAVVGLPVIEFPTAWAKTQDEYFDRAIEVHDSFLGDALVSTSFAPHAPYTVSDQSFERIRVLADQLDIQVHLHTHETAHEVEEEKAKSGLRPFQRLQKLGLVNDRLIAVHMTQLTDAEIEACAEAGVSVVHCPESNLKLASGFCPAEKLRKAGVNVAIGTDGCASNNDLDMFGEMRTAALLAKAVAGDAAAFDAAYALRAATLNGARAMGLEDRIGSIEAGKQADLAAVRLSDLETQPLFHIASQLAYATGRHQVTDVWINGVRKLTGRVLTDIDTDAVLAKTHAWRERIAAIDAG from the coding sequence ATGAGCCAGAACGCCCCGCAAACCATCGACCTCCTGATCGAAGCGCGCTGGATCGTGCCGGTGGAGCCGCACGGTATCGTGCTTGAGCACCATGCTGTGGCCGTCGACAAGGGCGCCATCGTGGCGCTGCTGCCCCAGGCCGACGCGCGTGCCGCCTACGCGCCGCGTGAGCGCGTGGCGTTGGGCGAGCATGTGCTGATCCCCGGCCTCGTCAACACGCACACGCACAACCCGATGACCCTGCTGCGCGGCCTTGCCGACGATCTGCCGCTGATGGTGTGGCTGCAGAAGCACATCTGGCCGGTGGAGGGTCAGGTGATCGGGCCGGAGTTCGTGCGCGATGGCGTGGAGCTGGCGGTGGCCGAGATGATCCGCGGCGGCACCACCTGCGCCAACGAGAACTACTTCTTCCCCGATGTCATTGGCGCCACCTATCGCCGCATGGGGTTCCGCGCCGTGGTTGGCCTGCCGGTGATCGAGTTCCCTACCGCCTGGGCGAAGACGCAGGACGAATATTTCGACCGTGCCATCGAAGTGCACGACAGCTTTCTCGGCGATGCACTGGTGAGCACCTCGTTCGCGCCGCATGCGCCGTACACCGTGTCGGACCAGAGCTTCGAGCGCATCCGCGTGCTGGCCGACCAGCTCGACATCCAGGTGCACCTGCACACACACGAAACCGCGCATGAAGTGGAAGAAGAGAAGGCCAAATCCGGCCTGCGTCCGTTCCAGCGCCTGCAGAAGCTGGGCCTGGTCAACGACCGCCTGATCGCCGTGCACATGACCCAGCTCACCGATGCGGAAATCGAGGCCTGCGCGGAAGCCGGCGTTTCGGTGGTGCATTGCCCCGAGTCCAACCTCAAGCTGGCCTCGGGCTTCTGCCCGGCCGAAAAGCTGCGCAAGGCCGGCGTGAACGTCGCCATCGGTACCGACGGTTGCGCATCCAACAACGACCTGGACATGTTCGGCGAAATGCGCACCGCGGCGCTGCTGGCGAAGGCGGTGGCCGGCGATGCCGCTGCGTTCGACGCGGCTTACGCGCTGCGCGCGGCCACGCTCAACGGTGCGCGTGCCATGGGTCTGGAAGACCGCATCGGCTCCATCGAGGCGGGCAAGCAGGCCGACCTTGCCGCCGTGCGCCTGTCCGATCTGGAAACGCAGCCGCTGTTCCACATCGCGTCGCAGCTGGCGTATGCCACGGGTCGCCATCAGGTCACCGATGTGTGGATCAACGGCGTGCGCAAGCTGACCGGTCGCGTGCTGACCGATATCGACACCGATGCCGTGCTGGCCAAGACACACGCTTGGCGCGAGCGCATCGCGGCGATCGACGCGGGCTGA
- a CDS encoding YciI family protein — MNRYLVMAMRRPGFDPAVVQPHKDFLQGLRAGGRLEMSGGFSDQSGGAYLMLAADMSEALSIAHQDPAHISGGWDITVYEWNAR, encoded by the coding sequence ATGAACCGTTATCTCGTCATGGCCATGCGCCGCCCGGGCTTCGATCCGGCCGTCGTGCAGCCGCACAAGGATTTCCTGCAAGGCCTACGAGCGGGAGGCCGGCTGGAAATGTCCGGGGGCTTCAGTGACCAGTCCGGCGGTGCCTACCTCATGCTGGCTGCCGACATGAGCGAGGCGCTGTCCATCGCACACCAGGACCCGGCCCACATTAGTGGCGGCTGGGATATCACGGTCTACGAATGGAACGCGCGCTAA